A genomic segment from Candidatus Binatia bacterium encodes:
- the surE gene encoding 5'/3'-nucleotidase SurE, with translation MAILVSNDDGIAAAGLQALVAALETLDEVWVVAPDRNQSAVSHALTLHRPLRIEPVAERRFSVDGTPTDCINLALNAVLPERPRLVVSGINHGANLGDDVTYSGTVSAAMEATLLGVPAIAVSLLGDDNFDFTTAAGFSRALAAVVMAHGLPPDTLLNVNVPPGPPQSIKGYLLTRQGKRRYSDAIVEKVDPRGKKYYWIGGGELNYVAAEGTDFAAVHAGYISITPLHLDLTNYASLQRLATLQVPWP, from the coding sequence GTGGCGATCTTAGTGAGCAATGACGACGGAATCGCGGCAGCGGGATTGCAGGCCTTAGTGGCTGCACTGGAAACTTTAGATGAGGTGTGGGTGGTCGCTCCGGACCGCAATCAAAGCGCCGTGAGTCATGCCCTGACCCTGCATCGGCCGTTGCGGATCGAGCCGGTGGCGGAGCGGCGGTTCAGCGTGGATGGAACACCGACGGATTGCATTAACCTGGCGCTGAATGCCGTACTGCCTGAACGCCCGCGCTTAGTTGTGTCGGGCATTAATCACGGTGCCAATCTCGGTGACGACGTGACATACTCGGGCACCGTTTCCGCAGCGATGGAGGCGACGTTGCTTGGCGTGCCGGCGATCGCTGTGTCCCTTTTAGGCGACGACAACTTTGATTTTACCACTGCCGCAGGATTTAGCCGGGCCTTGGCTGCGGTGGTGATGGCTCATGGCCTTCCTCCTGACACGCTACTGAATGTCAACGTGCCGCCGGGGCCTCCCCAATCAATTAAGGGTTACTTGCTGACGCGCCAAGGAAAACGGCGCTACAGCGATGCAATCGTGGAGAAGGTCGATCCCAGGGGGAAGAAGTATTACTGGATCGGGGGTGGTGAACTGAACTACGTTGCCGCCGAAGGCACTGACTTCGCGGCGGTCCACGCTGGGTACATATCGATTACGCCGTTGCACTTGGACCTGACGAATTACGCTTCATTGCAGCGCCTTGCGACCCTCCAGGTGCCGTGGCCGTAA
- a CDS encoding integration host factor subunit alpha, protein MTLTKGDIIDRVCARLHCSRNEGAQLVEAVFELIKEQLEKGEKVKISGFGNFTVREKRPRRGRNPQTGEEIVIRGRKVLSFKPSNVFKRAVNHRQPRAGVSRTAEHA, encoded by the coding sequence GTGACCCTCACCAAAGGGGACATCATCGACCGGGTTTGTGCGCGCTTGCACTGCTCCCGCAACGAAGGGGCGCAGCTTGTCGAAGCTGTGTTCGAGCTGATCAAGGAACAGTTGGAGAAGGGGGAGAAGGTAAAGATTTCCGGTTTTGGGAACTTTACGGTGCGCGAAAAGCGGCCCCGGCGCGGACGGAATCCCCAAACTGGCGAAGAAATCGTCATCCGCGGTCGCAAAGTGCTCTCCTTCAAGCCAAGCAACGTTTTCAAGCGGGCCGTGAATCATCGGCAGCCGAGAGCCGGGGTCTCCCGCACCGCTGAGCACGCGTGA
- the pheT gene encoding phenylalanine--tRNA ligase subunit beta, translating to MRVSWNWLQEFVELTHAPEVVADRLTQAGLEVENIELLGTGLEQIVVGEVVAVLPDQAPVGGTLCTVAAGAEQVITAVASAPVSVGQRVVVALAGARLPGGGRVEATEVGGRTVHGKICTEADLDLGSDERLPVILPAAVPVGTPVADALQLGDTVFEIAVTPNRGDCLSILGIAREIAALTGERMRRPRIRVVEQGSSTAELVHVTIAPEAACHRYVARVFTNVRVAPSPLWLRYRLKAVGLRPVNNVVDITNYVMWERGQPLHAFDYDRLPAREITVRHAEIAEEFVTLDGVARHIQPGDLLITSGGKTVALAGIMGGAESEVTDSTQRVLLESAWFVPACVRRTAKRLGLRSEASYRFERGVDIEGVATASDRAGALLVELCSARGSSGRIDVYPRPHESAPLAVRVSRVQDLLGLPVSRQEVMSSLRALGFDVSPAPRGTIVVTPPSYRLDVEREIDVVEEVARMLGYDRLPSTLPLAPLGGRGLGSLERVQRGVRRLCAALGFHEAVPLAFASAEENADFPGPFPGRRPVALRNPLAHEDGEMRLSLLSSLVRAVRHNLSQDIEAVPLFTVGKVFWCEAPEVYQERLHVGGVVCPKFAEHGLGWRKRRVEFADIKGVVETILEFLGVRQSRFIKAKEAVGFHPGQAAFVVVEGRRLGVVGALHPRWERRYELASPCWAFELDLESGLQYRRARFAPQALPRFPAVKRDLAIVVDEGFQAGDVIDFIRQWRAAACIVEHAELVDAYSGPPIPAGCKSLTYSVWYRSPERTLTDVEVNEAHERLTQALVGSLDVRLR from the coding sequence ATGCGGGTCAGTTGGAATTGGTTGCAGGAATTCGTGGAACTGACACACGCGCCTGAGGTGGTTGCGGATCGGCTGACGCAGGCTGGTCTTGAGGTCGAGAATATCGAGCTCCTCGGGACCGGGTTGGAGCAGATTGTCGTGGGTGAGGTGGTGGCCGTGTTGCCCGACCAGGCGCCTGTCGGAGGGACGTTGTGTACGGTGGCGGCAGGCGCTGAACAAGTCATCACGGCGGTTGCTTCTGCCCCGGTCAGCGTCGGGCAGCGTGTAGTGGTCGCATTGGCCGGTGCGCGGCTACCGGGAGGCGGGCGGGTCGAGGCGACCGAAGTTGGGGGTAGGACCGTACACGGTAAGATCTGTACCGAGGCGGACCTCGACTTGGGCAGTGATGAACGTCTCCCGGTGATCCTGCCAGCGGCGGTGCCGGTGGGCACGCCGGTCGCTGATGCTCTCCAACTCGGCGACACGGTGTTCGAGATTGCCGTCACACCGAACCGCGGGGACTGTCTGAGCATTCTTGGCATCGCGCGCGAAATTGCGGCGCTGACCGGCGAGCGGATGCGCCGACCGCGGATCCGCGTTGTGGAGCAGGGAAGTTCGACGGCTGAGCTGGTGCACGTGACAATAGCTCCGGAGGCGGCGTGTCACCGTTATGTGGCCCGGGTTTTCACCAATGTTCGCGTGGCTCCATCGCCGTTGTGGCTTCGCTACCGCTTGAAGGCTGTGGGACTTCGGCCGGTGAATAACGTGGTGGATATTACCAACTACGTAATGTGGGAGCGGGGCCAACCCCTGCATGCCTTCGACTACGACCGCCTTCCAGCGCGTGAAATTACAGTGCGCCACGCTGAGATTGCTGAGGAGTTTGTCACGCTCGACGGTGTGGCTCGCCACATTCAGCCTGGTGACCTCTTAATTACAAGCGGCGGGAAGACGGTGGCGTTAGCGGGGATTATGGGAGGAGCGGAGAGTGAGGTCACCGACAGTACCCAGAGGGTTTTGTTAGAAAGTGCTTGGTTTGTTCCGGCGTGTGTGCGCCGGACTGCGAAGCGCTTGGGATTGAGGAGCGAGGCTTCATACCGTTTCGAGCGCGGAGTGGATATTGAAGGCGTCGCGACGGCGTCGGACCGTGCTGGAGCGCTCCTTGTGGAGCTGTGCTCTGCGCGGGGAAGTAGCGGGCGCATCGACGTGTACCCGCGGCCCCATGAATCCGCGCCGCTTGCGGTTCGTGTTAGCAGGGTACAGGACCTGCTCGGTCTTCCCGTGAGCCGGCAAGAGGTGATGTCGTCGTTGCGGGCTCTGGGCTTTGACGTCTCTCCCGCGCCGCGCGGGACCATTGTCGTTACGCCGCCGAGCTATCGGCTGGATGTGGAGCGCGAGATCGACGTTGTCGAGGAAGTTGCAAGAATGCTGGGCTACGATCGTTTGCCCAGTACGTTGCCGCTTGCTCCGCTCGGGGGCCGGGGGCTTGGTTCATTGGAGCGGGTCCAGCGCGGAGTGCGGCGCTTGTGCGCAGCGCTCGGGTTTCACGAGGCTGTACCGTTAGCCTTCGCCTCTGCAGAGGAAAATGCCGACTTTCCCGGGCCGTTTCCTGGCCGCAGACCGGTGGCGTTGCGAAATCCCCTAGCGCATGAAGACGGGGAGATGCGCTTGAGTCTGCTATCCAGTTTAGTGCGGGCGGTGCGGCATAACCTTTCGCAAGACATCGAGGCAGTGCCCTTGTTCACCGTGGGTAAGGTGTTTTGGTGCGAGGCCCCGGAGGTTTATCAGGAACGCCTACACGTGGGCGGCGTCGTGTGCCCGAAGTTTGCGGAACACGGATTGGGGTGGCGAAAAAGGCGCGTCGAATTTGCCGACATCAAGGGTGTCGTCGAAACCATTTTAGAGTTCCTTGGTGTTCGCCAGTCGAGGTTTATCAAGGCCAAGGAAGCGGTGGGATTCCACCCGGGGCAAGCAGCGTTCGTTGTTGTTGAGGGCAGGCGCCTTGGCGTGGTTGGGGCGTTGCATCCTCGTTGGGAGCGGCGATATGAGCTCGCCTCTCCCTGCTGGGCCTTCGAACTTGACTTGGAATCTGGCCTCCAGTATCGTCGCGCGCGCTTTGCACCTCAGGCGCTGCCGCGTTTCCCGGCGGTGAAGCGGGATTTGGCAATCGTTGTCGACGAGGGGTTCCAAGCGGGCGACGTCATCGACTTTATCCGGCAATGGAGAGCAGCGGCGTGTATCGTCGAACATGCAGAGCTAGTGGATGCGTACTCTGGTCCTCCAATTCCGGCCGGATGCAAGAGCCTCACGTACTCTGTCTGGTATCGTTCGCCGGAACGAACGTTAACCGATGTCGAGGTCAACGAGGCACACGAGCGGCTGACGCAGGCGCTGGTCGGAAGCCTCGACGTTCGCCTGCGGTAA
- the pheS gene encoding phenylalanine--tRNA ligase subunit alpha: MLERLDHLYQEALEALRAAKSVAEVEQVRVRFLGRNGEITTLVRSLRDVPPDERPRLGARLNTVKGTLEAEIRAQLERVRDAEEQEKLLRDQVDVTIPGRRRILGALHPVTQTIEEIVDIFVALGFEVATGPDIEDDYHNFTALNFPPDHPARDMQDTFFVSGEHLLRTHTSPVQIRVMESRQPPLRVVVPGATYRHDDDLTHSPMFHQIEGFLVDERVSMADLKGVLTFAMRELFGAETQLRFRASFFPFTEPSAEVDIACLICGGRDRQCRVCKGSGWLEILGAGLIDPNVFAAVGYDPEKVSGFAFGLGVERVAMLKYQIADIRTFTTNDIRFLRQFI; the protein is encoded by the coding sequence ATGTTGGAGCGGTTAGATCATCTTTATCAAGAAGCATTGGAAGCACTGCGCGCGGCGAAGTCTGTCGCCGAGGTGGAACAGGTGCGCGTGCGCTTCCTTGGCCGAAACGGCGAAATCACCACGCTCGTGCGTTCGCTTCGCGACGTGCCGCCCGATGAGCGGCCACGGCTCGGGGCGAGGCTCAACACGGTGAAGGGTACGCTGGAAGCAGAAATCCGCGCGCAGTTAGAGCGCGTCCGCGACGCCGAAGAGCAAGAAAAGCTGCTTCGGGATCAGGTGGACGTGACGATCCCTGGCCGCCGACGGATTCTGGGTGCTTTGCATCCGGTTACCCAAACCATCGAGGAAATTGTCGATATTTTCGTGGCCTTGGGATTCGAGGTCGCTACGGGTCCGGACATTGAAGATGATTATCACAACTTTACTGCCTTGAACTTTCCTCCCGACCACCCGGCGCGTGACATGCAGGACACCTTCTTTGTGAGTGGCGAGCACCTTCTGCGCACCCATACCTCGCCCGTGCAAATCCGTGTGATGGAATCGCGGCAGCCGCCCCTACGCGTGGTTGTTCCTGGAGCCACGTACCGCCACGACGACGATTTGACTCACTCCCCGATGTTCCACCAAATCGAAGGGTTTTTGGTGGACGAGCGTGTGTCCATGGCGGACCTCAAGGGCGTGCTCACGTTTGCGATGCGTGAGCTGTTTGGGGCGGAAACCCAGCTACGCTTTCGCGCTAGCTTTTTTCCTTTCACGGAGCCGAGTGCCGAAGTGGACATTGCTTGCTTGATCTGTGGCGGACGCGATCGGCAATGTCGTGTGTGTAAGGGCTCCGGTTGGCTAGAGATCCTGGGGGCAGGGCTCATCGACCCGAATGTCTTCGCGGCCGTGGGCTATGACCCCGAAAAAGTGTCGGGCTTTGCGTTTGGCCTGGGGGTGGAGCGGGTAGCGATGCTCAAGTACCAAATCGCCGATATCCGCACTTTTACCACCAACGATATCCGTTTCTTGCGCCAATTCATTTAA
- the rplT gene encoding 50S ribosomal protein L20, with protein sequence MPRAKRGFKARRRRKKIMKLAKGYVGGRRRQYRQARETVERGLCYAYRDRKVRKREFRSLWIARINAAARLHGLNYSQFIHGLGKSGVEVDRKVLADLAVSDPQAFGHFATLAKSALAAA encoded by the coding sequence ATGCCGCGAGCAAAGCGAGGGTTTAAAGCAAGACGGCGGCGGAAGAAAATCATGAAGCTCGCCAAAGGCTATGTTGGTGGACGCCGTCGCCAATACCGCCAAGCAAGAGAAACTGTGGAGCGCGGGCTCTGTTACGCCTATCGAGATCGCAAGGTTCGCAAGCGCGAATTTCGCAGCTTGTGGATTGCGCGCATCAATGCCGCCGCTCGTTTGCACGGCCTCAACTATAGTCAGTTCATCCATGGCCTGGGGAAAAGCGGCGTAGAGGTGGACCGGAAAGTCCTGGCCGACCTTGCCGTGTCTGACCCGCAGGCATTTGGCCACTTTGCCACCTTGGCAAAGAGTGCACTAGCTGCCGCTTAG
- the rpmI gene encoding 50S ribosomal protein L35 produces the protein MKLKTNRGAAKRFKVTAKGKIKRRKAYHRHILTSKSPKRKRSLRQATLVDATNVKAIRRLLPYGC, from the coding sequence ATGAAGTTAAAGACGAATCGCGGCGCGGCGAAGAGGTTCAAGGTGACGGCGAAGGGCAAGATCAAACGCCGGAAGGCCTACCACCGCCACATTTTGACCAGTAAGAGCCCGAAGCGAAAGCGAAGCTTGCGGCAAGCCACTTTGGTTGATGCCACGAACGTAAAGGCAATTCGCCGGCTCTTGCCCTATGGATGCTAA
- the thrS gene encoding threonine--tRNA ligase codes for MKVTYPDGSELEFEPGTPAGRALEAKGLRGPDVVAAKVNDQVVDLSRPLTGDCKIEPIPANSPEGLEVIRHSSAHLMAQAVKRLFPETQVTIGPVIENGFYYDFSRQESFTPEDLERIETVMREIVRANYPIVREEWPKEQAIEFFRGQGERYKVEIIEGIPEPVVSVYRQGEFVDLCRGPHVPATGCIPAVKLTGVAGAYWRGDARNEMLQRIYGTAWASQEQLEAYLKRLEEARQRDHRRLGQQLDLFSLHPISPGSPFFHPKGTVVYNLLVQFIRALYRRYGYTEVITPLIFKTELWKTSGHYDAFRDDMFLIRVEDEEYGIKPMNCPGHCYLYATRKYSYRDLPVRFADFSRLHRLEPSGTLTGLTRVRSMAQDDAHIFCTPEQMDAELDHFVAMTREVYDAFGFTDVRVSVQTRPEKFLGRVELWERAEAALMRVAERTGYPVVTLPGEGAFYGPKIGFDVHDVLERSWTLATVQIDCAMPERFSLEYTTSAGTPATPVMLHRAVLGSLERFIAMLLEHTGGDLPAWLAPVQVRVLTLTDRQEAYGREVMEKLRAEGWRVELDDRNEKLGYKIREAELAKIPYLLVVGDREAKETKVAPRIRKAGAEPSVTLEEFAARLRREAAPPLPL; via the coding sequence ATGAAGGTCACCTATCCAGATGGGAGCGAGTTGGAGTTCGAGCCTGGCACTCCTGCGGGTCGGGCGCTCGAGGCCAAGGGTTTGCGCGGCCCCGACGTGGTCGCCGCTAAGGTGAACGACCAGGTTGTCGATCTCAGCCGCCCATTGACGGGGGATTGCAAGATTGAGCCGATTCCTGCCAACAGCCCCGAGGGATTGGAGGTCATTCGCCACTCCTCCGCTCACCTCATGGCGCAAGCCGTAAAACGGCTCTTCCCGGAGACACAGGTGACGATCGGGCCGGTGATCGAGAATGGTTTTTACTACGACTTCAGCCGTCAGGAGTCGTTCACGCCCGAAGACCTGGAGCGCATCGAAACTGTCATGCGGGAGATCGTCCGGGCTAACTACCCGATCGTACGGGAGGAATGGCCGAAAGAACAAGCCATCGAGTTCTTCCGTGGTCAAGGGGAGCGCTACAAGGTAGAAATCATCGAAGGCATCCCGGAGCCAGTGGTTTCCGTTTACCGGCAAGGGGAATTCGTTGATCTTTGCCGGGGGCCGCATGTGCCGGCTACGGGTTGCATTCCAGCTGTCAAGCTTACCGGTGTTGCCGGTGCGTATTGGCGTGGTGACGCACGGAACGAGATGCTGCAGCGGATTTACGGCACGGCGTGGGCCAGTCAGGAGCAGCTCGAGGCATACCTTAAGCGCTTGGAGGAGGCCCGTCAGCGCGACCACCGCCGGCTGGGCCAACAGCTCGACCTGTTTTCGCTCCACCCAATCTCCCCGGGATCGCCGTTTTTCCACCCAAAAGGCACGGTCGTTTACAATCTGCTCGTACAGTTCATTCGCGCTCTGTACCGCCGTTACGGCTACACGGAGGTAATCACTCCGCTGATTTTCAAGACTGAGCTGTGGAAAACTTCGGGTCACTACGACGCGTTTCGCGACGATATGTTCCTCATCCGGGTGGAGGATGAGGAGTACGGCATCAAACCGATGAATTGCCCCGGGCACTGTTACCTGTACGCAACCCGCAAGTATTCCTACCGGGATTTGCCCGTCCGTTTTGCGGATTTCAGCCGCCTGCATCGCCTGGAACCCTCAGGCACTTTGACCGGTCTCACCCGTGTTCGTTCCATGGCGCAAGACGATGCCCACATTTTCTGCACGCCGGAGCAGATGGACGCGGAGTTGGACCACTTTGTTGCCATGACCCGCGAGGTCTATGACGCGTTCGGATTTACCGATGTGCGGGTGAGTGTGCAGACTAGACCGGAGAAATTCCTCGGTCGCGTGGAACTTTGGGAGCGCGCCGAAGCTGCCCTGATGCGGGTTGCCGAGCGAACGGGCTATCCAGTGGTGACGCTACCAGGGGAGGGCGCGTTCTACGGCCCAAAGATCGGCTTCGACGTGCATGATGTTCTGGAGCGGTCATGGACGCTAGCCACGGTGCAAATCGATTGCGCAATGCCCGAGCGCTTTTCTCTGGAGTATACGACTTCGGCTGGTACTCCAGCGACCCCGGTGATGTTACACCGGGCTGTGTTGGGCTCCTTAGAGCGGTTCATTGCCATGTTGCTCGAACACACGGGGGGCGACTTACCCGCATGGCTGGCACCGGTCCAGGTGCGTGTACTGACGCTGACAGACCGTCAGGAAGCGTACGGTCGCGAGGTGATGGAAAAACTCCGGGCGGAGGGCTGGCGAGTGGAGCTCGATGACCGCAACGAAAAACTGGGGTACAAGATCCGGGAGGCGGAGCTGGCAAAAATTCCCTACTTGTTGGTGGTCGGCGATCGTGAGGCTAAGGAAACAAAGGTAGCCCCAAGGATTCGGAAGGCAGGTGCCGAACCATCAGTGACGTTGGAGGAGTTTGCCGCTCGTTTGCGACGAGAGGCTGCTCCACCGCTTCCGCTGTAA
- a CDS encoding shikimate kinase, whose product MNGGRTMAPGASFDANVILIGMPASGKTVVGRLLARRLRRGFVDTDLLLERRVGCTPGELLAAAGREAFRRAEEAVVLNLHTRAGVIATGGSVIYSLPAVDHLRRIGILLYLKVDLAVLRCRGLDLAARGVVRAPGQDLESLYAERVPLYERFADLVIDAHGDDASEVAERVARVLLAKPH is encoded by the coding sequence ATGAACGGCGGTAGGACCATGGCCCCGGGAGCCTCTTTCGATGCGAATGTTATTTTGATCGGCATGCCTGCCTCCGGGAAAACCGTGGTTGGGCGGCTCCTGGCGCGGAGACTGCGGCGCGGGTTCGTCGATACGGATCTACTGCTCGAGCGTCGCGTGGGCTGTACTCCCGGAGAGTTGCTCGCGGCCGCGGGCCGCGAGGCCTTCCGCCGGGCAGAAGAAGCCGTAGTGCTGAATCTGCATACCCGAGCGGGGGTGATTGCCACGGGAGGCAGCGTGATTTACAGCTTGCCCGCGGTGGACCACCTGCGCCGGATCGGCATCCTGCTGTATTTAAAGGTAGACCTTGCTGTGCTGCGGTGCCGCGGGTTGGATTTAGCGGCGCGGGGCGTCGTGCGAGCACCAGGGCAAGATCTAGAAAGTCTCTATGCGGAGCGGGTTCCCTTATACGAGCGCTTCGCGGATTTGGTGATTGACGCCCATGGTGACGACGCAAGTGAAGTCGCCGAACGAGTCGCACGGGTGTTATTGGCGAAGCCGCATTGA
- a CDS encoding AI-2E family transporter, with the protein MTRSQLFAAFFFSVFLFLLYQLYRMFEGFLAPLAWAALLALVFYPAQQRFVRWFRGRDGWAAFTLTTLVIGGVILPGLLLLALVANESVLLYQRIAAVVSEGGMNRWWVSLQDSWLGHLWAYARPLLAQWNIDLGNIGVKITNAVSGFLVTQATAIAKNIVGFLVDFFLCTVALFFLLRDGERMLRALRELLPMEPHHRDLVLGRFSDALTAVVQGSLLTAAAQGTLAGISYVVLGVPFAIFLGCATALLALVPMGTPLAWGSVAVYLFATGHPIKGLIQVLWGILIVGTIDNVIRPWVIGGRTRIPTIFLFFGILGGLQAYGFLGVFLAPAVIALLVGFVRIYREEYRNSQEPAAVD; encoded by the coding sequence ATGACGCGCTCGCAGCTCTTTGCAGCATTCTTCTTTAGCGTCTTTCTCTTTCTTTTGTACCAACTCTACCGGATGTTCGAGGGGTTCCTCGCTCCGCTGGCATGGGCAGCCTTGTTGGCGCTGGTTTTTTACCCCGCCCAGCAGCGGTTTGTGCGCTGGTTTCGCGGCCGTGACGGTTGGGCTGCGTTCACGCTCACAACCCTAGTGATCGGTGGCGTAATTCTTCCTGGACTATTGCTGCTTGCTCTCGTCGCAAACGAATCCGTGTTGCTCTACCAGCGCATTGCGGCGGTCGTCAGCGAGGGGGGCATGAACCGCTGGTGGGTTTCCTTGCAGGATTCTTGGCTAGGGCACCTATGGGCATACGCGCGGCCTTTGCTGGCTCAGTGGAACATCGATTTGGGGAACATCGGCGTGAAAATCACAAACGCAGTGAGCGGGTTCCTGGTTACTCAAGCAACGGCCATCGCCAAAAACATCGTGGGTTTCCTCGTGGATTTTTTTCTTTGCACCGTCGCCCTTTTTTTCTTGCTCCGTGACGGAGAACGAATGCTGCGCGCGTTACGCGAACTGCTCCCCATGGAGCCACATCATCGCGACCTTGTCCTCGGCCGGTTCTCTGACGCGCTCACCGCCGTAGTCCAAGGCAGCCTGCTGACGGCAGCCGCGCAAGGAACGCTGGCTGGGATTAGCTATGTCGTCCTGGGCGTGCCGTTTGCCATCTTCTTGGGTTGCGCCACCGCCCTGTTGGCGCTCGTACCGATGGGAACCCCCCTCGCTTGGGGCAGCGTGGCGGTGTACCTGTTCGCGACTGGGCACCCAATCAAAGGTCTCATTCAAGTGCTCTGGGGGATTCTTATCGTCGGAACGATCGACAACGTGATTCGCCCCTGGGTCATCGGTGGCCGCACGCGGATTCCCACCATTTTTCTTTTCTTCGGGATCCTCGGCGGCCTGCAAGCTTACGGGTTTCTCGGCGTCTTCCTAGCTCCGGCGGTCATCGCACTCCTCGTGGGGTTCGTGCGGATCTACCGGGAAGAATATCGAAACAGCCAGGAGCCCGCGGCGGTCGACTAG
- a CDS encoding nitronate monooxygenase: protein MTTILRTEVCDRLGIEYPIILAGMGGVSMHRLVAAVSNAGGLGVLGAATLDADGLRREIRKVRELTDKPFAVDLLAPIPDMIRPQMRVIFEEDVKIFVAGLAVPREFIAEMHERGMTVIVMTGKVEHAIKAEQAGADMVAAQGTEAGGHTGEVGTLALVPQTVDAVRIPVLAAGGIADGRGVVAALALGAQGVIMGTRFIATPEAQAAPEYREAILRSGESDTIRTRCYTGKPARAIRNPYNESWERRRDEILPFPAQVARSVQEGVMDYMGVAGGADPERTFMPAGQGLGLIRDIKPAAEVVRDIVREAEEVLVQLARRVPRERLRSTG from the coding sequence ATGACAACGATTCTGCGGACAGAGGTATGCGACCGTTTGGGCATTGAGTACCCGATCATCCTTGCCGGCATGGGCGGAGTCTCGATGCATCGGTTGGTTGCGGCGGTCTCCAATGCTGGTGGGCTGGGTGTGCTGGGGGCTGCAACGCTCGACGCCGATGGGCTCCGCCGTGAAATCCGCAAAGTGCGGGAGCTCACTGATAAGCCGTTTGCTGTCGATTTGTTAGCGCCGATTCCCGACATGATCCGGCCGCAGATGCGGGTGATCTTCGAGGAGGACGTGAAAATTTTTGTTGCTGGCTTGGCAGTGCCTCGAGAGTTCATTGCCGAGATGCACGAGCGGGGTATGACGGTCATCGTCATGACGGGGAAAGTGGAGCATGCCATCAAGGCGGAGCAGGCCGGTGCCGACATGGTCGCGGCGCAGGGGACGGAAGCTGGTGGGCACACGGGCGAGGTAGGCACGCTTGCGCTCGTCCCCCAAACGGTCGATGCGGTGCGCATCCCCGTGCTTGCCGCTGGCGGAATCGCCGATGGGCGCGGAGTGGTGGCTGCTTTAGCCCTCGGGGCGCAAGGCGTGATCATGGGCACGCGGTTCATCGCGACCCCGGAAGCGCAAGCTGCTCCGGAGTACCGGGAGGCGATCCTGCGGAGCGGCGAGTCGGACACAATCCGCACCCGCTGTTACACAGGCAAGCCGGCGCGCGCCATCCGCAACCCGTACAACGAGAGCTGGGAACGACGGCGGGACGAGATCTTGCCGTTCCCCGCGCAGGTTGCACGCTCTGTTCAGGAGGGCGTGATGGACTATATGGGCGTGGCTGGCGGGGCAGACCCTGAACGCACGTTCATGCCCGCCGGGCAGGGGCTCGGGCTCATTCGCGACATCAAGCCGGCAGCCGAAGTCGTGCGCGACATTGTTCGAGAGGCAGAAGAGGTGCTCGTGCAATTGGCACGCAGGGTGCCACGGGAGAGGCTCAGGTCGACTGGCTAG
- a CDS encoding DsbA family protein: MKMWMATGCLLLWGAAAAAQDAGKVVEYYKRKANVPPNAQVTVSELTPSKIKGAKAGTIQVGNQKVSFLLSDDGRYVVFGELEDLTVDPFAAVMQKIDLKGRPFKGNKNAKVTIVEYSDFQCPFCKRGYDTIENQVLKEYGDKVKFYYKNLPLNFHPWAEPAAVAVECALEQNEKAYWKLYSYYFENQKDINPQNIKDKTLEALKDTGIDIAKFTDCYDNKKTLDKVKAQAAEAQSLGIQGTPGFIINGRALKGAYPFEQFKAIIDDELARAK, from the coding sequence ATGAAGATGTGGATGGCTACCGGCTGCCTGCTGCTTTGGGGTGCTGCGGCTGCCGCACAGGACGCCGGCAAAGTTGTCGAGTACTACAAGCGCAAGGCGAACGTGCCGCCGAATGCACAAGTAACCGTGAGCGAGCTCACCCCATCGAAGATCAAAGGCGCGAAGGCAGGCACAATCCAAGTGGGAAATCAAAAAGTATCGTTCCTGCTTTCGGACGATGGGCGTTACGTGGTTTTCGGCGAGCTCGAGGATCTTACGGTAGATCCATTTGCGGCGGTGATGCAGAAAATCGATTTGAAGGGACGCCCCTTTAAGGGGAACAAGAACGCGAAGGTGACCATCGTTGAATACTCTGACTTCCAATGCCCGTTTTGTAAGCGCGGTTACGACACCATCGAGAACCAGGTCTTGAAAGAATACGGCGACAAGGTGAAGTTCTACTACAAAAACCTGCCATTGAATTTCCACCCGTGGGCGGAGCCCGCGGCCGTTGCCGTCGAATGCGCTCTGGAGCAAAACGAAAAAGCGTATTGGAAGCTCTACTCCTACTACTTCGAGAATCAGAAGGATATCAACCCGCAGAACATTAAGGACAAGACTCTGGAGGCACTGAAGGACACTGGCATCGACATCGCGAAGTTTACCGACTGCTACGACAACAAGAAAACCTTGGATAAGGTGAAAGCGCAGGCGGCGGAAGCCCAGTCTCTGGGCATCCAGGGAACACCGGGTTTTATCATCAACGGCCGCGCGCTGAAAGGTGCCTACCCGTTCGAGCAGTTTAAAGCCATCATTGACGACGAACTTGCACGGGCAAAGTAG